The proteins below are encoded in one region of Hordeum vulgare subsp. vulgare chromosome 3H, MorexV3_pseudomolecules_assembly, whole genome shotgun sequence:
- the LOC123442044 gene encoding probable CCR4-associated factor 1 homolog 11: MQRGRIGVSPAAGMSFAMFPQPTPPRFTTMFPVQVQPPPFAYHAFPLPPVQPQLPVLVRPVWAWNFADEWAYLENFAAGARYVAFDVHYPGVVHAAGQDHKSMTVEERYALMKANVDELKPLQVGVAVCDHQGQQLAWEFNLRDFCRQADPHEEKALEYLARRGLYVDTLRNHGVDAYILGALLLGSGLVGAGHGRPSWITYDGAYHIAYLLKVITNGAQLPHNVAGFVAAMHCYLGQKVYDVATMAVDCPSMPVGLDRIAAHMGIHPPWGSPRLAGAAGVRALLAFRILKHGEFGGNVERFRGLLQGLHY; encoded by the coding sequence ATGCAGCGTGGACGCATCGGCGTGAGCCCGGCCGCCGGCATGTCGTTCGCCATGTTTCCACAGCCAACGCCGCCGCGTTTCACCACCATGTTTCCCGTGCAGGTGCAGCCCCCGCCGTTTGCCTACCACGCGTTTCCCCTGCCGCCGGTACAGCCGCAGCTGCCGGTCCTCGTGCGCCCTGTATGGGCGTGGAACTTCGCCGATGAGTGGGCCTACCTCGAGAACTTCGCCGCGGGCGCACGCTACGTTGCCTTCGACGTGCACTACCCTGGAGTTGTACACGCCGCCGGCCAGGATCATAAGAGTATGACGGTGGAGGAGCGCTACGCGCTCATGAAGGCCAACGTGGACGAGCTGAAGCCGCTCCAGGTCGGCGTCGCCGTCTGTGACCATCAAGGGCAGCAGCTCGCGTGGGAGTTCAATCTCCGCGACTTCTGCCGCCAGGCCGACCCGCACGAGGAGAAGGCGCTCGAGTACCTTGCTCGACGCGGCCTGTACGTCGACACGCTCCGTAATCACGGCGTGGACGCATACATTCTTGGCGCGCTGCTGTTGGGCTCCGGCCTCGTCGGCGCCGGACACGGGCGGCCGTCGTGGATCACCTACGACGGTGCCTACCACATAGCCTACCTGCTCAAGGTAATCACCAACGGCGCCCAGCTGCCGCACAACGTGGCCGGGTTTGTCGCCGCCATGCATTGTTACCTCGGCCAGAAGGTCTACGATGTAGCGACGATGGCGGTCGACTGCCCAAGCATGCCGGTGGGGTTGGACCGCATCGCCGCGCACATGGGCATCCATCCGCCGTGGGGGAGCCCTCGCCTCGCAGGCGCCGCCGGCGTGCGCGCGCTTCTGGCCTTCAGGATATTGAAGCACGGGGAGTTTGGCGGCAACGTGGAGAGGTTCCGAGGTCTGCTTCAGGGCCTGCACTACTAG